Proteins encoded together in one Oxalobacteraceae sp. CFBP 8761 window:
- a CDS encoding methyltransferase domain-containing protein, translating to MHRTRSSNCRTGRTRRTLPILLACLSALTLLSSASIDAVAQPATADTRYERVAPSPDGIGKRYMGREISGVMGWEGAQWLERESRAHEERPALLLRDLALAPGMTVADIGAGTGYYTWQLAKKVGPNGRVYAVDVQPQMIAMLDSQMAKRGVRNVVSVLGSETTVKLPPASVDLAIMVDVYHELAYPAEVLESIVAALKPGGRVVFVEYRAEDPAVAIKPLHKMSESQIRREATAHGLTWERSIKSLPIQHAVVFRKP from the coding sequence ATGCACCGCACCCGCTCGAGCAACTGCCGCACCGGCCGCACCCGTCGTACGCTCCCCATCCTGCTGGCTTGCCTGTCGGCGCTGACGCTGCTGTCATCCGCCAGCATCGATGCCGTGGCACAGCCAGCGACCGCCGATACGCGCTATGAACGTGTCGCACCCAGCCCGGATGGCATCGGCAAGCGCTACATGGGCCGCGAAATCTCCGGTGTGATGGGATGGGAGGGTGCGCAATGGCTCGAGCGCGAAAGCCGCGCACACGAGGAGCGGCCGGCATTGCTGTTGCGGGACCTGGCGCTGGCGCCCGGCATGACGGTGGCCGACATCGGCGCCGGCACCGGCTACTACACCTGGCAGCTGGCGAAAAAAGTCGGCCCCAATGGGCGTGTGTACGCCGTCGATGTGCAGCCGCAAATGATCGCGATGCTCGACAGCCAGATGGCGAAGCGCGGCGTGCGTAATGTGGTTTCGGTACTGGGCAGCGAAACCACCGTCAAACTGCCGCCGGCCAGCGTCGACCTGGCAATCATGGTCGATGTCTATCACGAGCTCGCCTATCCCGCGGAAGTCCTCGAGAGCATCGTCGCTGCCCTCAAGCCGGGCGGGCGCGTTGTCTTCGTCGAATATCGCGCCGAGGATCCGGCAGTTGCGATCAAGCCGCTGCACAAGATGAGTGAGTCACAGATACGGCGTGAAGCCACGGCGCATGGCCTGACGTGGGAGCGCAGCATCAAGTCGTTGCCGATCCAGCATGCGGTCGTGTTTCGCAAGCCCTGA
- a CDS encoding CPBP family intramembrane metalloprotease yields the protein MLNILLAAYLLVLSPALNMWRSLRPKSDKPPRALLRRYWSMSWHALVLLAVLWCGSWQAGYTLRDIGFDLPLSRAGVWGLCLAVLLLGGLWAAGSIIEKRKTPQVRAENERKLLDSSLPWPRNGAETLAFVISMSLMTATWEILYRGFVLLLLTPTTGMPLAIAISALAYGIGHGYTNPKQLIASIVAAFVFTIAYAMTHSLWWLIVIHAGAPLTAVPAMLRAHQRREAEITETSFGQV from the coding sequence ATGCTGAACATCCTACTCGCGGCCTACCTGTTGGTGTTGTCTCCCGCACTTAACATGTGGCGTAGCCTGCGTCCGAAAAGTGACAAGCCGCCTCGTGCGCTGCTGCGTCGTTACTGGTCAATGAGCTGGCATGCCCTGGTACTGCTGGCCGTGCTGTGGTGCGGTTCCTGGCAGGCAGGCTATACATTACGGGACATCGGCTTCGATCTCCCCCTGTCCAGGGCTGGCGTCTGGGGCCTGTGCCTTGCCGTGCTGCTTCTCGGTGGCCTTTGGGCGGCAGGCAGCATCATCGAAAAGCGCAAGACGCCGCAGGTTCGCGCAGAAAACGAACGCAAGCTGCTCGATTCGTCGCTCCCCTGGCCGCGAAACGGCGCCGAGACGCTGGCCTTCGTCATCAGCATGTCGCTCATGACCGCCACGTGGGAAATTCTTTATCGTGGTTTCGTTCTGCTGCTGCTGACGCCAACGACCGGCATGCCGCTCGCCATTGCCATCTCAGCTCTTGCGTATGGTATCGGTCATGGATATACGAATCCAAAACAGCTGATCGCGTCAATTGTCGCGGCCTTTGTCTTCACGATCGCCTATGCCATGACGCATAGCCTGTGGTGGTTGATCGTGATCCACGCCGGGGCGCCCCTGACCGCAGTTCCAGCAATGCTGCGCGCGCATCAGCGCCGTGAAGCAGAGATTACCGAGACCTCATTTGGGCAGGTTTAA
- the rfbB gene encoding dTDP-glucose 4,6-dehydratase, with the protein MTILVTGGAGFIGSNFVIDWLAHNDEPVVNLDKLTYAGNLQNLTSLEGDSRHHFVHGDIGDGALVARLLAEHKVRAVLNFAAESHVDRSIEGPGAFIQTNIVGTFNLLEAVRAYWNGLDEQAKADFRFLHVSTDEVYGTLESDAPAFTEQHRYEPNSPYSATKAASDHLVRAYHHTYGLPVLTTNCSNNYGPYHFPEKLIPLVIHNALAGKPLPIYGDGQQIRDWLYVTDHCSAIRRVLEDGRLAETYNVGGWNEKANIDVVRTLCAILDELQPRADGASYATQMTFVKDRPGHDRRYAIDAGKLERELGWRPAETFDTGIRKTVEWYLANGAWVENVTSGAYMEWVDRQYTAENAAA; encoded by the coding sequence ATGACTATCCTCGTGACTGGCGGAGCGGGCTTTATTGGCTCGAACTTCGTCATCGACTGGCTCGCTCACAATGATGAACCTGTCGTCAACCTCGACAAGCTGACATACGCCGGCAATCTCCAAAACCTGACGAGCCTGGAAGGCGACAGCCGCCATCACTTCGTGCACGGCGACATTGGCGATGGTGCCCTGGTGGCGCGCCTGCTGGCCGAGCACAAGGTGCGGGCCGTGCTGAACTTTGCGGCCGAGAGCCACGTCGACCGTTCGATCGAAGGCCCGGGCGCCTTTATCCAGACCAATATCGTCGGCACCTTCAACCTGCTCGAAGCCGTGCGCGCCTATTGGAATGGTCTGGACGAGCAGGCCAAGGCGGATTTTCGCTTCCTGCACGTGTCGACCGATGAAGTGTATGGCACGCTCGAGAGCGATGCGCCGGCCTTCACCGAGCAGCACCGCTATGAACCGAACAGCCCGTACTCGGCCACCAAGGCAGCGTCCGACCACCTGGTGCGTGCCTACCACCACACCTACGGCCTGCCGGTCCTGACCACCAACTGCTCGAACAACTACGGCCCGTACCACTTCCCGGAAAAGCTGATCCCGCTCGTGATCCACAACGCGCTGGCCGGCAAGCCGCTGCCGATCTACGGCGATGGCCAGCAGATCCGCGACTGGCTCTATGTCACCGACCATTGCAGCGCGATTCGCCGCGTGCTCGAAGACGGCCGCCTGGCCGAAACGTACAACGTCGGCGGCTGGAACGAGAAAGCCAATATCGACGTCGTGCGCACGCTGTGCGCGATCCTCGACGAACTGCAGCCGCGCGCCGACGGCGCGTCGTACGCAACGCAGATGACGTTCGTGAAAGACCGCCCAGGCCACGACCGCCGCTACGCGATCGATGCCGGCAAACTCGAGCGCGAACTGGGCTGGCGCCCGGCCGAAACCTTCGACACGGGCATCCGCAAGACGGTCGAGTGGTACCTGGCCAACGGCGCCTGGGTCGAGAACGTCACCAGCGGCGCCTATATGGAATGGGTCGACCGCCAGTACACGGCAGAAAACGCCGCCGCATGA
- the rfbD gene encoding dTDP-4-dehydrorhamnose reductase has protein sequence MKILLLGKDGQVGWELQRALAPLGELRALGRADADFTDPESLRAVVRAFVPDVIVNAAAYTAVDKAESDAAMAHNVNAVSPGVLAEEAAAGNAWLVHYSTDYVFDGTKEGAWVETDAVNPLSVYGRTKYDGEQRIAASGARHLILRTSWVFAPRGGNFAKTMLRLAKERETLNVVADQHGAPTGAELLADVTSLALHRIAAPGTDAQGLSGLYHLAAAGATTWHAYAQHVLAQAQSHGAVLKAGPDAVQPIAASAFPTPAARPANSRLDCSKFSANFGVSLPDWRHHVNRLIAELSAQGNL, from the coding sequence ATGAAGATCCTGCTACTGGGTAAAGATGGCCAGGTCGGCTGGGAACTGCAACGCGCGCTCGCGCCGCTGGGCGAACTACGCGCGCTGGGCCGTGCCGACGCCGATTTCACCGATCCCGAATCGCTGCGCGCAGTCGTGCGCGCGTTTGTGCCTGATGTCATCGTCAATGCCGCTGCCTACACCGCGGTCGACAAGGCCGAGAGCGATGCGGCCATGGCGCACAACGTCAATGCCGTCTCGCCGGGCGTGCTGGCCGAAGAAGCCGCCGCCGGCAATGCCTGGCTCGTGCATTACTCGACCGACTATGTCTTCGATGGCACGAAAGAGGGCGCCTGGGTTGAAACCGACGCCGTCAATCCGCTGTCGGTGTATGGCCGTACCAAGTACGACGGCGAGCAGCGCATTGCCGCCAGCGGCGCGCGCCACCTGATCCTGCGTACCAGCTGGGTGTTCGCACCGCGCGGCGGCAACTTCGCCAAGACGATGCTGCGCCTGGCCAAAGAGCGCGAGACGCTCAACGTGGTCGCCGACCAGCATGGCGCCCCCACCGGCGCCGAGTTACTGGCCGACGTCACCTCGTTGGCGCTGCACCGCATCGCTGCACCGGGCACGGATGCGCAGGGGTTGTCGGGCTTGTACCACCTGGCCGCCGCCGGCGCCACCACCTGGCATGCCTACGCCCAGCACGTGCTGGCACAGGCGCAAAGCCACGGCGCCGTGCTCAAGGCCGGGCCGGATGCCGTGCAGCCAATCGCGGCCAGCGCGTTCCCGACCCCGGCTGCGCGGCCTGCCAATTCGCGGCTCGACTGCAGCAAGTTCAGCGCCAATTTCGGTGTGAGCCTGCCCGACTGGCGCCACCACGTCAACCGATTGATCGCCGAACTGTCGGCGCAAGGAAATCTATGA
- the rfbA gene encoding glucose-1-phosphate thymidylyltransferase RfbA, whose product MQRKGIILAGGSGTRLHPATLAISKQLLPVFDKPMIYYPLSTLMLGGIRDILIISTPQDTPRFQQLLGDGARWGLNLSYAVQESPDGLAQAFIIGEDFIGNSPSALVLGDNLFYGHDFNQLLERANARAEYASVFAYHVQDPERYGVVEFSDDGKAISLEEKPATPRSNYAVTGLYFYDENVAKMARTLKPSPRGELEITDLNRMYMDIGKLNVEIMGRGYAWLDTGTHESLLDAGQFIATIERRQGLKVACPEEIAFRKGWINAAQLEELAAPLRKNGYGQYLVRVLNEKVF is encoded by the coding sequence ATGCAACGCAAAGGCATCATCCTCGCCGGTGGCAGCGGCACGCGCCTGCACCCTGCCACGCTGGCAATTTCAAAGCAGCTGCTGCCCGTGTTCGACAAGCCGATGATCTACTACCCGCTGAGCACCCTGATGCTCGGCGGCATCCGCGACATCCTGATCATCTCGACGCCGCAAGACACGCCGCGCTTCCAGCAACTGCTGGGTGACGGCGCGCGCTGGGGCCTGAATCTGTCGTACGCGGTGCAGGAGTCGCCCGACGGCCTGGCGCAAGCCTTCATCATCGGTGAAGACTTCATCGGCAATTCGCCATCGGCACTGGTGCTGGGCGATAACCTGTTCTACGGCCACGATTTCAACCAGTTGCTCGAGCGCGCCAATGCCCGCGCCGAGTACGCCAGCGTCTTCGCCTACCACGTGCAGGATCCCGAGCGCTACGGCGTCGTGGAATTCAGCGACGACGGCAAGGCCATCAGTCTGGAAGAAAAGCCGGCCACGCCGCGCTCGAACTATGCGGTGACGGGCCTGTATTTCTATGACGAGAACGTCGCGAAGATGGCGCGCACGCTCAAGCCGTCGCCACGCGGCGAGCTCGAGATCACCGACCTGAACCGCATGTACATGGACATCGGCAAGCTCAACGTCGAGATCATGGGCCGCGGCTACGCCTGGCTCGACACCGGCACCCATGAGTCGCTGCTCGACGCCGGCCAGTTCATCGCGACGATCGAACGGCGCCAGGGCCTGAAAGTGGCTTGCCCCGAAGAAATCGCGTTTCGCAAGGGCTGGATCAACGCCGCCCAGCTCGAAGAACTGGCAGCACCCCTGCGCAAGAACGGCTACGGCCAGTATCTGGTGCGTGTTTTGAATGAAAAGGTATTTTGA
- the rfbC gene encoding dTDP-4-dehydrorhamnose 3,5-epimerase has protein sequence MQITRLAIPDILKIEPRVFGDDRGFFYESFHQARFEEAVGRKVSFVQDNHSKSTSNVLRGLHYQIKHPQGKLVRVVSGSVYDVVVDLRRASPTFGQWVGEILSAENKAQLWVPEGFAHGFVVLSETAEFVYKTTDYYAPEHERCIVWNDPSLAITWPISAPPSVSAKDEKGTMFATAEVFE, from the coding sequence ATGCAGATTACTCGCTTGGCAATTCCAGATATCCTGAAGATCGAACCGCGCGTGTTCGGCGACGACCGCGGCTTTTTCTACGAAAGCTTCCACCAGGCCCGCTTTGAAGAAGCGGTAGGCCGCAAGGTGTCGTTCGTGCAGGACAACCATTCGAAATCCACCAGCAACGTGCTGCGCGGCCTGCACTACCAGATCAAGCACCCGCAGGGCAAGCTGGTGCGCGTGGTCTCCGGTAGCGTCTACGACGTCGTGGTCGACCTGCGCCGCGCGTCGCCGACGTTCGGCCAGTGGGTCGGTGAAATCCTGAGCGCCGAGAACAAGGCCCAGCTGTGGGTGCCCGAAGGTTTCGCGCACGGCTTCGTCGTGCTGTCCGAAACCGCCGAGTTCGTCTACAAGACCACCGACTACTACGCGCCCGAGCACGAGCGCTGCATCGTCTGGAACGATCCGAGCCTGGCGATTACCTGGCCGATCAGCGCGCCGCCATCGGTGTCGGCCAAGGACGAGAAGGGCACCATGTTCGCTACCGCGGAAGTGTTCGAGTAA
- a CDS encoding TrkA family potassium uptake protein, whose product MGRIFTEQFAFSAGDSVVVIGLGRFGGAVAQSLMRLGHDVMGIDRKEELVQLWSERLTHAVQADSTNENVMLQLGVADFSHAIVAIGSDLAASLMTLMVLSELGIKDIWVKAMTPEHGQIAQRIGAHHVVYPEADMGARVAHLITGRLMDFIEFEDGFAIAKINAPAETHNITLAESHVRARFGVTVVGVKRLNEDFQHALGETRILPGDLLIVSGPTKKIELFAGGEKKGRKR is encoded by the coding sequence TTGGGTAGAATTTTCACAGAACAGTTCGCTTTTTCGGCGGGCGACAGCGTCGTCGTGATCGGACTGGGCCGCTTCGGCGGCGCGGTCGCGCAATCGCTGATGCGCCTGGGGCACGATGTCATGGGCATCGACCGCAAGGAAGAGCTGGTGCAGCTCTGGAGCGAGCGGCTCACGCACGCCGTGCAGGCCGATTCCACCAACGAGAACGTGATGCTGCAGCTGGGCGTGGCCGACTTTTCGCACGCCATCGTCGCCATCGGCTCGGACCTCGCGGCCAGCCTGATGACGCTGATGGTGCTGTCCGAACTGGGCATCAAGGATATCTGGGTCAAGGCGATGACGCCCGAGCACGGCCAGATCGCGCAGCGCATCGGCGCCCATCACGTGGTCTACCCCGAGGCCGACATGGGCGCGCGCGTGGCCCACCTGATCACCGGGCGGCTGATGGATTTCATCGAGTTCGAAGACGGGTTTGCGATCGCGAAGATCAATGCGCCGGCCGAGACGCACAACATCACGCTGGCCGAATCGCACGTGCGCGCGCGCTTTGGCGTGACGGTGGTGGGCGTGAAACGGCTCAACGAAGACTTCCAGCATGCGCTGGGCGAGACCCGCATCCTGCCGGGCGACCTGTTGATCGTGTCGGGCCCGACCAAGAAGATCGAGCTGTTCGCCGGCGGCGAGAAGAAAGGCAGGAAGCGCTAG
- a CDS encoding TrkH family potassium uptake protein: MTTILHPARVVVLLFAGAILAGTLLLMLPLASASGHGAPFMVAFFTAVSAVCVSGMAVVDTGTYWSGFGQASIMVLFQLGGFGMMTAATLLGLMVNRSSRLRTRLIAQTETRSLGMGDIASVARVVLTVSVLLQLVIAVILFVRLRAGHDLAWGDAAWSALFHAVSAFNNAGFSLHADSLTRYASDALVLLPIMIAIVVGGIGFPVLHDLRHRLRDPRHWSLHTKLTLTGTLFLLVGGFVTVLLFEWNNAATLGALSTPDKLMNSMFISVASRTAGFNTVDYSVLTPETWALHYLLMFIGGGSAGTAGGVKVATVMILVLLVVAEARGQSDTEAFGRRVGMAAQRQAVTVLVLGSVIVALGTVALLRISHFPTDQIIFEVIAAFGSAGLSTGITAQLPASGQVVLALLMFIGRVGTITLATSLVLGKRRMPYRYPEDHPIVG, from the coding sequence ATGACCACCATCCTGCATCCGGCCAGGGTCGTCGTCCTGCTGTTTGCAGGCGCGATCCTGGCCGGCACGCTGCTGTTGATGCTGCCGCTGGCCAGCGCCAGCGGCCATGGCGCGCCGTTCATGGTGGCATTCTTCACGGCGGTATCGGCCGTGTGCGTCAGCGGCATGGCCGTGGTCGATACGGGCACCTACTGGTCGGGGTTCGGCCAGGCGTCGATCATGGTGTTGTTCCAGCTGGGCGGCTTCGGCATGATGACGGCCGCCACGCTGCTCGGCTTGATGGTCAACCGCTCGTCGCGCCTGCGCACGCGCCTGATCGCGCAGACCGAAACGCGCTCGCTCGGCATGGGCGACATCGCGAGCGTGGCCCGGGTCGTGCTGACCGTGTCGGTGCTGCTGCAGCTCGTGATCGCCGTCATCCTGTTCGTGCGCCTGCGCGCCGGGCACGATCTGGCGTGGGGCGATGCGGCCTGGAGCGCCCTCTTCCACGCCGTCTCGGCGTTCAACAACGCCGGCTTTTCACTGCATGCCGACAGTCTCACCCGCTATGCGAGCGATGCGCTGGTGCTGCTGCCGATCATGATCGCCATCGTGGTCGGCGGCATTGGTTTCCCGGTGCTGCACGATCTGCGCCACCGCTTGCGCGATCCGCGCCACTGGTCGCTGCACACCAAGCTCACCCTCACCGGCACGCTATTCTTGCTCGTGGGCGGCTTCGTCACGGTGCTGCTGTTCGAGTGGAACAACGCCGCCACGCTGGGCGCCCTGTCGACGCCAGACAAACTGATGAACAGCATGTTCATCTCGGTGGCGTCGCGCACGGCGGGTTTCAATACGGTCGACTACAGCGTGCTGACGCCCGAAACCTGGGCGCTGCACTATCTGCTGATGTTCATCGGCGGCGGCAGCGCAGGCACGGCGGGCGGCGTCAAGGTGGCCACTGTCATGATCCTGGTTTTGCTCGTCGTGGCCGAGGCGCGCGGCCAGTCTGACACCGAGGCCTTCGGCCGGCGGGTGGGGATGGCGGCGCAGCGCCAGGCCGTGACCGTGCTGGTACTGGGCAGCGTGATCGTGGCGCTGGGCACGGTGGCGCTGCTGCGGATCTCGCATTTTCCGACCGATCAGATTATCTTTGAAGTCATCGCGGCCTTCGGCAGCGCGGGCCTGTCCACCGGCATCACTGCCCAGCTGCCGGCATCCGGCCAGGTGGTACTGGCATTACTCATGTTCATCGGCAGGGTCGGCACGATCACCCTCGCGACCTCGCTCGTTCTGGGCAAGCGGCGCATGCCCTATCGTTATCCGGAGGACCATCCAATTGTTGGGTAG
- the nhaA gene encoding Na+/H+ antiporter NhaA → MRIEKRLSNTFKAFAASGKAGGTILILCTILSLMVANSPWGAPYLAFWQINLAGLSVELWINDALMAIFFLLIGLELQRELNNGELSDLRNALLPIIAAAGGVAVPALIHFTLNGGTHTQPGMGIPMATDIAFALGVLALLGSRVPASLKIFLTALAVMDDLAAIIVIAVFYTAELKVGYLVGALGMFVALFLMNRRLRVLALWPYLLGGAVMWFLMLMSGVHATIAGVLLAFTIPYSHTQDDPASPAHRMEHVLHTPVAFLILPIFALANTGIVIGAGWAGELMSSNSMGIIAGLVAGKPVGIFLFTFAAVMLGVCRLPLDLAWRHVIGAGLLGGIGFTMSIFITNLAFVGEAEIINASKMAILAASLTAGILGFVWLKLFGAPAEGDTDPDTMDFDDGTTDTGPARTA, encoded by the coding sequence ATGCGCATTGAAAAGCGTCTATCGAACACGTTCAAGGCATTCGCCGCATCTGGCAAAGCGGGCGGCACGATCCTGATCCTGTGCACCATCCTGTCGCTGATGGTCGCCAATTCACCGTGGGGCGCGCCCTACTTGGCATTCTGGCAGATCAACCTGGCCGGCCTGAGCGTCGAACTGTGGATCAACGATGCGCTGATGGCCATCTTCTTCCTGCTGATCGGCCTTGAACTGCAGCGCGAACTGAATAACGGTGAGCTGTCCGACCTGCGCAATGCGCTGCTGCCGATCATTGCCGCGGCAGGCGGCGTGGCGGTGCCAGCGCTGATTCACTTCACGCTCAATGGCGGCACCCACACCCAGCCGGGCATGGGGATTCCGATGGCCACCGACATCGCGTTCGCGCTGGGCGTGCTGGCCCTGCTGGGCAGCCGGGTGCCGGCGTCGCTCAAGATTTTCCTGACCGCGCTGGCCGTCATGGACGATCTGGCCGCCATCATCGTCATCGCCGTGTTCTATACGGCAGAGCTCAAGGTCGGCTACCTGGTCGGCGCGCTGGGCATGTTCGTCGCCTTGTTCCTGATGAATCGCCGCCTGCGGGTACTGGCGCTGTGGCCCTATCTGCTGGGCGGTGCCGTGATGTGGTTCCTGATGCTGATGTCGGGCGTGCACGCGACGATTGCCGGCGTGCTGCTGGCCTTCACGATCCCGTATTCGCACACGCAGGACGATCCTGCGTCGCCGGCGCACCGGATGGAGCACGTGCTGCACACGCCGGTCGCTTTCCTGATCCTGCCGATCTTTGCGCTGGCCAATACCGGCATCGTGATCGGCGCCGGCTGGGCCGGCGAGCTGATGTCGTCGAACAGCATGGGCATCATCGCCGGTCTGGTCGCCGGCAAGCCGGTCGGCATCTTCCTGTTCACCTTTGCCGCCGTGATGCTCGGTGTATGCCGCCTGCCGCTCGATCTGGCATGGCGCCACGTGATTGGCGCCGGCCTGCTGGGCGGGATCGGCTTCACGATGTCGATCTTCATCACCAACCTGGCCTTTGTCGGTGAGGCCGAGATCATCAACGCGTCGAAGATGGCGATCCTGGCGGCGTCGCTGACGGCGGGTATCCTGGGCTTCGTCTGGCTCAAGCTGTTCGGCGCGCCGGCCGAAGGCGATACCGATCCGGACACCATGGACTTCGATGACGGCACCACGGACACCGGGCCAGCCCGGACGGCATGA
- a CDS encoding chloride channel protein — protein sequence MSHDPSPHDVRSAFKRELISANLWRTRIVVVGTASIAGLVVVAFTWLAESAFAQFNKIADFAWWVPLIWTPLLCATIVWVTRRFVRGAGGSGIPQVMAALDPAISGGRRPLLVSLKISFAKIGLTSAGLLGGLSLGREGPSVQIAAGVMLAARRWLPRGSGISAHSLLVAGGAAGIAAAFNTPLAGIMFAIEELSRAPEQRNSGLIVAAIVLAGLIAVSVHGNGPHFGVIHPGPIGLSLLWPGLLAAVVCGFAGGLFARVLIASLRGVSPDLPTRWRARYPVRFALGCGFLIAVIGVLSGGATYGSGNEATRSLLENEANVPAAFALFKFVATWLTAWSGVPAGIFAPSLSIGAAMGQNIASLTGYPHGAALIALGMVGFLAAATQAPLTAFIIVMEMVDGHSMVLSLMACAVVASTVSRVLTPPLYSALATIQLPPRPVHPASPGEPPERAP from the coding sequence ATGTCCCACGACCCCTCTCCGCACGACGTACGATCCGCCTTCAAACGCGAACTCATTTCTGCCAATCTCTGGCGCACCCGCATCGTCGTCGTCGGCACGGCCTCCATCGCCGGCCTCGTGGTCGTGGCATTTACCTGGCTGGCCGAGTCGGCATTCGCCCAGTTCAACAAGATTGCCGACTTCGCCTGGTGGGTGCCCCTCATCTGGACGCCGCTCCTGTGCGCCACCATCGTCTGGGTCACGCGGCGCTTCGTGCGCGGCGCCGGCGGCTCCGGTATTCCACAAGTGATGGCGGCGCTCGACCCGGCTATATCCGGCGGCCGGCGGCCCCTGCTCGTGTCGCTGAAAATCAGTTTTGCCAAGATCGGCCTGACCTCGGCTGGCCTGCTGGGCGGCCTGTCGCTCGGTCGTGAAGGGCCGTCGGTCCAGATCGCTGCCGGCGTGATGCTCGCCGCGCGCCGCTGGCTGCCGCGCGGCAGCGGCATCAGCGCCCATTCGCTGCTGGTGGCAGGCGGCGCGGCGGGTATCGCGGCCGCGTTCAACACGCCGCTGGCGGGGATCATGTTCGCGATCGAAGAATTGTCGCGCGCACCCGAGCAGCGCAACAGCGGCCTGATCGTCGCGGCGATCGTGCTGGCTGGTCTGATCGCGGTGTCCGTCCATGGCAATGGCCCGCATTTCGGCGTCATCCATCCGGGGCCGATCGGGTTGTCGCTGCTGTGGCCGGGCTTGCTGGCCGCCGTCGTCTGCGGCTTTGCCGGTGGCCTGTTCGCGCGCGTGCTGATTGCCAGCCTGCGGGGTGTCTCGCCCGACCTGCCCACGCGCTGGCGCGCCCGCTATCCGGTGCGCTTCGCACTGGGCTGCGGCTTCCTGATCGCGGTCATCGGCGTACTCAGCGGCGGGGCGACCTATGGCAGCGGCAACGAAGCCACGCGCAGCCTGCTGGAGAACGAAGCCAACGTGCCGGCGGCGTTTGCGCTCTTCAAGTTCGTCGCGACCTGGCTCACCGCCTGGTCGGGCGTGCCGGCCGGTATCTTCGCGCCATCGCTGTCCATTGGCGCGGCCATGGGTCAGAACATTGCTTCGCTCACCGGTTACCCGCATGGCGCGGCGCTGATCGCGCTGGGCATGGTGGGTTTTCTGGCGGCCGCCACGCAGGCGCCGTTGACGGCCTTCATCATCGTCATGGAAATGGTCGATGGCCACAGCATGGTGCTCAGCCTGATGGCCTGCGCGGTCGTTGCCAGTACGGTCTCGCGCGTGCTCACGCCGCCGCTGTACAGCGCGCTGGCGACGATCCAGTTGCCGCCGCGCCCCGTTCACCCGGCGAGTCCGGGCGAACCGCCCGAGCGTGCGCCATGA